The following coding sequences lie in one Arachis ipaensis cultivar K30076 chromosome B05, Araip1.1, whole genome shotgun sequence genomic window:
- the LOC107641680 gene encoding cytochrome P450 71D8-like has protein sequence MESESYFLLVLIIIIFLLLMLIMHVLNYNLTQKLPPGPRKLPIIGNLHQLAAAGSLPPRSFRELAKKYGPIMHLKLGENPTVVISSPELAMEILKTHDSCFLKRPRILAAESFSFGSSDIAFAPCGEMWRQLRKICTLELLSVERVRSLSRVREEESVKFIESIRVFSLISASVYRSAFGKIPEDKNEIDEFVSLIRKAIEMGSGFYLCDLFPSVKPLYYVTGMKFKVERMKKKLEKIFENIITEHQHKQVNVGGDNAKEEEDLVDVLLRLHKNSSTTHQFHITTNTIKAVIMDIFAAGTDTSASTLEWAMSEMVRNPRVMAKSQAEVREAFRGKQRIHESDVDKLSYLKSVIKETLRLHPPTPLLIPRECTERNTIGGYEIGVGTRVMVNAWAMGRDPEYWHDAEKFIPERFDGNCSIGFRRTSFEYLPFGAGRRICPGIAFGLATIMFPLALLLYHFNWELPSAMKPEDLDMTEHFGLAMERKNDLCLIPSLVM, from the exons ATGGAATCTGAATCCTACTTCTTATTAGTGCTTATTATCATTATATTCTTACTGTTAATGCTCATCATGCATGTTCTTAATTATAACCTCACTCAGAAACTGCCACCTGGCCCAAGAAAGTTACCCATCATTGGGAACCTTCACCAGCTTGCAGCAGCAGGTTCACTTCCACCCCGTTCTTTCAGAGAACTAGCCAAAAAATATGGACCCATCATGCACCTCAAGCTCGGTGAAAACCCTACGGTGGTTATATCCTCCCCGGAGCTTGCCATGGAGATACTCAAAACCCATGACTCGTGTTTTCTGAAGCGCCCACGTATTCTTGCTGCTGAGAGTTTCAGCTTTGGTTCTTCAGATATTGCTTTCGCTCCGTGCGGTGAAATGTGGAGACAACTGAGAAAGATATGTACGTTGGAGCTTCTAAGTGTTGAAAGGGTTCGGTCTCTCTCTCGTGTCAGAGAAGAAGAGTCAGTTAAATTCATCGAATCGATTCGGG TTTTTTCGTTGATAAGTGCTTCTGTTTACAGATCTGCATTTGGAAAGATACCCGAAGACAAGAATGAGATTGACGAGTTTGTAAGTCTGATAAGGAAGGCGATAGAAATGGGGAGTGGGTTTTATTTGTGTGATTTGTTTCCTTCCGTCAAGCCTCTGTATTATGTGACTGGGATGAAGTTCAAAGTGGAGAGGATGAAGAAGAAGCTTGAGAAGATCTTCGAGAACATAATTACGGAGCATCAGCACAAGCAAGTGAACGTTGGTGGTGATAATGCAAAGGAGGAGGAAGATCTTGTTGATGTTCTTTTGAGACTCCACAAAAATAGCAGTACCACTCACCAGTTTCACATAACAACCAACACCATCAAAGCTGTGATTATG GACATATTTGCTGCTGGAACTGATACTTCAGCATCAACGTTAGAGTGGGCTATGTCTGAAATGGTTAGGAATCCAAGAGTGATGGCGAAGTCACAAGCGGAGGTAAGAGAAGCATTTAGAGGAAAGCAAAGAATCCATGAAAGTGATGTGGATAAACTAAGTTACTTAAAGTCAGTGATAAAAGAAACACTGAGGTTACACCCACCTACACCTTTGTTGATCCCTAGAGAATGCACAGAGAGAAACACGATTGGAGGGTATGAAATAGGTGTGGGGACAAGAGTAATGGTGAACGCGTGGGCCATGGGAAGAGACCCAGAGTATTGGCATGATGCAGAGAAGTTTATCCCAGAGAGGTTTGATGGCAATTGTTCTATTGGTTTCAGAAGGACTAGCTTTGAGTATTTACCATTTGGTGCTGGAAGGAGAATATGCCCTGGCATAGCATTTGGTTTAGCCACCATTATGTTCCCTTTGGCTCTCTTACTCTATCACTTCAACTGGGAACTCCCTAGTGCCATGAAACCTGAGGATTTGGACATGACTGAACACTTTGGATTAGCAATGGAAAGGAAAAATGACTTGTGCTTGATTCCTTCTCTTGTTATGTAA
- the LOC107642837 gene encoding uncharacterized protein LOC107642837 — MKRWPIYQLDVNNAFLHGDSEDVYMTLPPGISFSHPNQCCKLLKSLYDLRQSSRMWYEKLSKLLISCGYQQTLSNYSLFVKFIGAEVSVLLVYVNDIVLTGNSISEMATIKSILNQHFKIKDLGTLKYFLGIEVAHSAQEISLSQRKYCVDLLEDSGLLGAKPASVSMDSSTKLHLIYGRLVGRLLYLTTTRPDITYATQQLSQFMVSPTESHFCAANRVLRYLKSNPGRGLFFSRDSSVNICGFSDSDRAGCPDTRRSLTGYCFFLGKSLISWKIKKQSTVAMSSTEAEYKALANSTYELQWLINMLHFLQIPTDRTPIFFCDNQSALHIAANPIFHERIKHLEVDCHVVRQKAQAGMMKLLPIFTKPLSPHLFHLNLSKLGVLDIFHPPACGAY, encoded by the coding sequence ATGAAGAGGTGGCCTATCTATCAACTAGATGTTAACAATGCTTTTTTGCATGGAGATTCTGAAGATGTATACATGACTTTGCCTCCTGGAATCAGTTTTAGTCATCCAAATCAGTGTTGTAAACTGCTGAAATCACTGTACGATTTGCGCCAATCAAGTCGTATGTGGTATGAAAAACTATCCAAACTTTTAATTTCTTGTGGGTATCAGCAGACTCTATCTAATTATAGTCTTTTTGTCAAATTTATTGGTGCTGAAGTTTCCGTCTTATTGGTGTATGTTAATGATATTGTTCTCACTGGCAATTCTATTTCTGAGATGGCTACCATTAAATCTATTTTAAATCAGCATTTCAAAATCAAAGATTTGGGTACCCTTAAATACTTTTTGGGTATTGAAGTTGCTCATTCTGCTCAAGAAATTTCTTTATCTCAAAGAAAGTATTGTGTTGATTTATTGGAAGATTCTGGCTTGTTGGGTGCTAAACCAGCATCTGTTTCCATGGACAGTTCTACAAAGCTACATCTGATTTATGGTCGTCTTGTTGGCCGCCTCCTCTACCTTACTACTACCCGGCCTGACATTACATATGCTACACAGCAGCTTAGCCAATTCATGGTTTCTCCTACTGAATCCCATTTTTGTGCAGCAAATCGAGTTTTGAGATACTTGAAGTCTAACCCAGGCAGAGGTCTTTTCTTTTCCCGTGACTCTTCTGTTAATATATGTGGATTCAGCGATTCTGATAGGGCGGGTTGTCCAGATACTCGTCGTTCTTTAACTGGTTATTGTTTCTTTTTGGGAAAATCTCTGATCTCTTGGAAAATAAAGAAGCAATCCACTGTTGCCATGTCTTCAACAGAAGCAGAATATAAGGCTCTTGCAAACAGCACCTATGAGCTCCAATGGTTGATCAATATGCTGCATTTTCTTCAAATTCCAACTGATCGCACTcctatttttttttgtgataatcAGAGTGCTCTACACATTGCAGCAAATCCTATTTTTCATGAGCGAATTAAACACTTGGAAGTTGATTGTCATGTGGTCCGTCAAAAGGCTCAAGCTGGAATGATGAAACTTCTTCCTATCTTTACTAAGCCATTGTCCCCTCATCTCTTTCATCTTAATCTATCAAAACTAGGAGTTCTTGATATTTTTCATCCTCCAGCTTGTGGGGCGTATTAG
- the LOC107642836 gene encoding cytochrome P450 71D8-like codes for MEPQAYLLVIAIFVFTVLHFLAKYFFKTRSINLPPGPWKLPIIGNLHQVALAGPLPHRSLRELAKKYGPFMHLKLGENSTVVISSAKLAKEVLKTYDGSFQKRPLLAAVKTLVYGPADIVFSPSSDYWRDMRKICTLELLSKKKVQSLAFIREAEMERTIQKIRESAGSRINLSDMIFHLISVTVYRAAFGNSNTDHAGFIRLTKEAMQILGGFHLGDLFPSIKPLFYLSGLKSKVENLHKRHDKFMEDIIKEHQKKQREGKSDVEEEDLVDVLLRVQQSGNLQTNLTITNVKAVIGDIFAAGMDTSAATLEWGMSEMMKNPRVMAKLQAELREALKGKKTIQESDIEELSYLKLVVKETLRLHCPTPLLIPRECTEATNIHGYDIPVKTRVMVNVWAIGRDPQYWHDAESFIPERFEDSSLDYKGNNFEYLPFGGGRRICPGMNFGVASITLPLALLLYHFNWELPDGMKPEDLDMTEVPGLAIARKHPLCVIATPYQP; via the exons ATGGAACCTCAAGCCTACTTATTGGTTATTGCAATTTTTGTCTTCACAGTCTTGCATTTTCTTGCAAAATATTTCTTCAAAACAAGATCCATTAACCTTCCCCCCGGTCCATGGAAACTACCCATCATTGGTAACCTCCATCAGGTTGCATTAGCAGGACCATTACCACACCGTTCCCTTAGAGAACTAGCAAAAAAATATGGACCTTTCATGCACCTCAAACTGGGTGAAAACTCCACAGTAGTTATATCTTCCGCTAAGCTAGCCAAGGAGGTACTCAAAACCTATGATGGCTCTTTTCAAAAGAGGCCTCTTCTTGCTGCTGTTAAAACTCTAGTATATGGCCCTGCAGATATTGTATTCTCTCCGTCCAGCGATTACTGGAGAGACATGCGCAAGATATGTACTCTGGAACTTTTGAGTAAGAAAAAGGTTCAGTCTCTGGCTTTTATAAGAGAAGCCGAGATGGAAAGAACCATCCAGAAGATCCGTGAATCTGCGGGTTCACGGATCAATCTGTCTGACATGATTTTCCACTTGATTAGTGTTACTGTCTACAGGGCTGCTTTTGGTAACTCCAACACGGACCACGCTGGGTTTATCCGTCTGACCAAGGAAGCAATGCAAATCTTGGGAGGGTTTCATTTGGGGGATTTGTTTCCTTCAATCAAACCTCTGTTTTATTTGAGTGGATTGAAGTCAAAGGTGGAGAATCTGCACAAGAGACATGATAAGTTCATGGAGGACATCATAAAGGAACATCAAAAGAAGCAAAGAGAAGGTAAGAGCGATGTTGAGGAGGAAGACCTTGTTGACGTTCTATTGAGAGTCCAGCAAAGCGGGAACCTCCAAACCAACCTAACAATCACAAACGTCAAAGCGGTCATTGGG GACATATTTGCTGCTGGAATGGATACCTCGGCAGCAACCTTAGAATGGGGCATGTCAGAAATGATGAAAAACCCAAGAGTGATGGCAAAGTTACAAGCTGAATTAAGAGAAGCACTTAAAGGAAAGAAAACAATTCAAGAAAGTGATATTGAAGAACTAAGTTACTTGAAGCTAGTGGTGAAGGAGACACTAAGGTTACACTGTCCAACTCCATTGTTGATCCCTAGAGAATGCACCGAAGCAACCAACATCCATGGGTATGATATACCAGTGAAGACGAGAGTGATGGTGAACGTGTGGGCAATTGGAAGAGATCCCCAATACTGGCATGATGCTGAGAGTTTCATACCTGAGAGGTTTGAAGATAGTTCATTGGATTACAAAGGGAATAACTTTGAGTATTTACCATTTGGGGGAGGAAGGAGAATCTGTCCTGGTATGAATTTTGGTGTGGCCAGCATTACACTTCCTCTGGCTCTCTTACTTTACCATTTCAATTGGGAACTCCCCGATGGGATGAAGCCTGAGGATCTCGACATGACTGAAGTCCCTGGCTTGGCAATTGCAAGAAAACATCCCTTGTGCGTCATTGCCACTCCTTATCAACCATAA